The Spodoptera frugiperda isolate SF20-4 chromosome 25, AGI-APGP_CSIRO_Sfru_2.0, whole genome shotgun sequence genome includes the window TGATATAAAACTAGTGGAAAGGAAATGACAGAATACATACAATGCTTAACACTAAGTCAATGAATTGATGGATAGATTTTcctatgaataataaaatacctaattaacaaCGTTGGCGAATCGAGATTTCTACATGACATAAACTTATTTCGTCAGACTCTGTACATTTTTAGAACTTTTTTGGCCATTCTTCACAAATAATCAAATATAACTCATAAGACTCAGACGGTTCGAAATGTAACTATACACTTATGAGAACCGTAGATATTGCAAATTTCAACTGAACCTAAAATATGCATTGCTAAAAAACAATcagttaacaaaataaattatataatatttcattacatagAATTAGGGAGTCAAATACCTAGTCTCATAAAAAATTAGTTTCAATAAAACCGGAGAATCGCCTAAAATTTTGTATTGCCCATCAGATACTTGCAACTTAGTAACGGTACTAAATAATGGTAAATGTCCATTTTTCTATTTGCCATCCACCGTGTAAAGTCTTTTTATACATGATACAAGAATcactaaaatacaattattctaTCTTAATATGCAGGTCCCTAaacgaataatatttaatcAGAGCATTTAATTTTCAGTTCTAAAGTATATTTAAAGTCAGTAGTACTCGAGAGTATACGAGTAAAACGGACAGATTGACTAACAACTAAGAGTTTAACGTACTAACTATACAGTAGCTTAATCTATCTCTAGCTTTCTGAAGCTCCCTTGTACCGCGACGTCTCCGTTCACTACGATGGTGTTAGGCCTCCTCGAAGAGATGATGCCTCTAGTGCTGAGGATTTCCATCGTGTCCAGACCAAGAACTGTCTTTTTCTGATCGTTTACTATCTGCAATGTGTATTTGACCATATCTTCGATTTTTAATGGACCTCCGTATCCCGTTGGTAGGCATTCCACATTTATGTGCTGGTGAAGTTGTTTTAGGTTTGTATGAAtctgtaaaacaatatttatgcgagatttttaatatgttctttacatttttttaacatccaaaaatattttttttttgtttttaaaaatacttacgttAAGTCTCTCCGCCATTTTTGGGGTAACTTTACTAACGGCGAAGTCGACGACGTATTTGAGGGCAGTCGGTACGTTTACACAGTGGAACTCCTTGTGACGCATGGGTATCGATTGCTGCAACACATAATGTACCGTCATTAAGTTAAATGGATATCACGAGAGTGAGATCATGTTTGTTTGCCCTCAGTGCGTGACGGGCTTTAATGCATGGACTGTCTAATGTAATTTGATTGCCTGCGTTTATTTTAGGACCACATAATTCCCTTGTTGAATTATCATGACCTGGTTCTAATTTAATGCAAAGTTCAAGCAAAACTACTGCTCTCGACATGCTTGGTACACACCCATATCCGATGGCACTCCCAATGTTTGCTCAAGCTCAATTTTTACGAAAGTTCCCGCGGTCTTTGCGTCATCCGAGAAAATAACCTTGCTCCCTATGTTCACGACACGAACTACATAAGGTATTACCTCATATTGATTATATAAGAATATACAAGGACGGTTACATTGCAGGGCGATTTCAAACATGTGAGATTTCTCGGAAATGGGTGCTTTATCATTTAATAAGGGTAGTGTAGCAATCAGGTTTTAGCAGTACCCAGGTATCTACTTAgctgttaatttttgtttgagTGAATGAGTTACTAAATATAGTGCAAACTTTActgtcaataattattattgatattttacatGGAGCATGGAGCAGATATCATCTATACTCCACAAAAATTGTGGAGTCcatgtaaaatttaaattaagcttAGGTATATGTACTGGTTGGTTGTTTAAGTACTGAACTAGTTTCAGAAAACTAAAAGACATTATTGCGAAAagattctaaaaataattatacacattaAAATCTTTACCTCTCCCCATTTCATGAGGCGGGCGAAGTCCGTAGGGTTCCAGGTGGTAATGTGTGCTCCGGTCACCCCGCTGCCGTCCCCGACGTGCACGTAGCCGCACATCTGGTCCATGGAGTCTTCCAGCAAGCTCTCATACACCAGCAGGTGAGCCCGGCACATGTCCCAGCAGTTGAACTTATGAGCGTTGAATTTACCTAACAAAGTAATTTCAAATTGAACACCTCTGCAGCTCTCCACACATTAACGCAAAGCATTACAAAAATCTACAATAAATTAGGCAGTTTACAACTCTTTACGTTTCATTTCATCAAAGTTATGTATTTAGATCAAGTATTGTAAATTTCGCAGTCCAGTTAATTCGCATAAGGTTTCACTAGTATACATGATAGTCGCAGTTGCATCGCACGCATTTTAATATTACGCCATACTTAACAAAAATCTCCTTACTCATATTGTAAACGATGACCCGACGACCCTTGCTGTCTCGAACCGGTGAAACCACTATGTACCTTGAAATTAGGAAATGGTTATGAAATTCCAAGATGGAATTATATCACAGTGAAAATTACATAAGAAGCGTATTCGCAATGCGGGGAACCCGAGACAGTCCGCTGAGTTCAAGGCTCCTTGTACGTGTACGTGGGAACTTTCTACTGGCACATCTATGGAACCAGATGAATGGCCACATAACTAAAATAAAGCTGCGTTACGTAAGGCAGGCACTATCTTATGAAATCATGTTAGTGGGTTAGCTTTGTTGCTATTTGGAACCATTAATTTCACTTTGTTTATTAGCCCTATTTGTGTAATACGAATGTCgttgattcattcattcacgCTGACATACTGGTCTGTTATTGGTGTGAGTTTTACACGTGTGCagcaatatgtatgtacataaacattaataaatagcGGTTTTATCATacctatgtagctgtgtgacaAACATTTAGATATTTACCCGTTGCTAAGAATTTCCTTTAGTTTTGGGTCATCACAGTCGACGTTCTTGAATATTTCGGGATAGTATCTTCTCAAGCTCAGGTACTTCAGCAGGGTTTGTTGGGCCATCGGGATACTGTACTTCTTGTGGCGTAAAAATCGAAGTAGAAATGACTCATCTGTAACAGATGGATGCAATTAATTTAGAACTGAGAAACTAAAATTTCGACTAGATTCATTAACTTCGTAGATAGGTAATAACAGGTCCCCTTTTTTACAGGGGAAAATGTTCCGATGGCTttgagggattgtcagactcttactgactaaaaaccaccccgttcttacttctgcttttcgagcccgagcccgggtacacccgctaggtagtccgcttaTAGGTCCCTGGCCCTTAGATCAAGCTATGCAATAGATATATACCTCAATCACAATTTGGCCGCAATTTTAACTTACTAggtaacaatatattttgtaacaaacgAATGGAATATATAAATAAAGGAACCGGTTTACATATTTCGTGGCTGAGTGACATTTAAACACGTTCACATTATTGGACTACAACAATTGATCATGTTGATATACATCTCAAAAATGACGAAAGATTAAATTTTATGACGGATTGTTCAGAGTTGATAGGACGATAGTTGTAGTGGTGATAGGACGCGGCTATGGTTGATTTAGAGCACATTATTTTCGAGGctagataataaaaaagttgttataAACTACGAAGCTACTgagaatataataaagaaaacatattgGCGAATGGAAATGGAAGGGGACACAGCACAAATGCATGGCTCAGGAAAGGAATGAGGGACAGTAAATTGGGAATATAAAAGAATAGAAAGAACTTGATCAAAATCACAATGAAATAATGCAGCCATTAGGTACGCATGCTTGTGcctatgtatgtacctaattatgtatAGGTAAGGGATTTTTCCTTTTCTCGCCTACCACAAAGATTAAGAAGGATAAACAATAAACCTGTTGGTAGGTAGCTACCTATTTTTAGCCATAAATGTTGAGTTTcgaaaacaacatttttatgtgGTAAAAAATAAGAATGAGACGAAATTAAAACGATGTatcctataggtacctacctaggaACTAATATGTACGATTTATACTATACCtacgtaggtatattataaatcgttctattttaatttaagttaccTACCAACTAGGTATTTGATCATAAcgaaaacatcaataaaatgtatatttaaaaaaaataaattacaacacTTGTCCTTCTACGAATCGATTTTGACGATGAAATCAATTCTATTTCTGCTACACACGGAACAAAATTGATTGATCAAAAGACATTGGGCATTTTTTGGTACTTGGACTTTGGTCATAGAATAAATTTTTGGACCGATGGGACCATTATACCTgctttatttatagaaaaaccaGTTTTATATTTAGGACATATAGTTTTATAGGTAGGGGAAAAAAGTGAGTGACACTTTAGTGAACTCTGCAATGACCATTAATAATACCTAGTATTTTCCTATGAGCCCAGACGCGAGGCCGTCTTCCCCGTTACCCAgctatatatataattaaaataaccgGAAAATACGTTTTGTTTGATCAGTCCAGCTGGTTTTTGCTAActggttatttttaaatagttcaGTAGCAATGACTTCCACGATTACTTCTGGATTCCGaatatgtattacattttatCCATTGGTTTTATCGAGTCCCGTTGGTgtccataattaaaaatatcctaAGTTTATATCTAGACCAAGTTTCATCGTCCGACGAACTTTAGACCAAATCCGGTCGTTCTCCTTGTAAAAATTGCAAACTCCATTCTATCTTATCATTCagcaattaattatttgtaattataagcaACATATCTCTCTATCTAACTAGCTATCCTTTCTCTTCGGATGTTCAGGGTTATTAACAGGCGCTAAATTTTAACGAGGTAAAGGTAATcaaccatttaatttttattagcaattattgtgtttttatgtaGCGTGATAATTTTGTAGCCGCAATATTGTTGCATTGCGTCTAAACACGCAGGTGTTTCggcaaatataaaacaatttgtaaacAAAGTGTGGTATGTATCCAATGCCGTAAACAAAgtcattaatttcttttaaaatcgaAATCTATTTCACATAGTAATGGGTTGATTACTTTGTGAAATAGATTTCAATAGATTGGTACAGGGATTTGCTGGAGAACATATTCAGTACGTACCTTGTCGGACATTTTTGATGTCAATGTTCTGTTGTAT containing:
- the LOC118265087 gene encoding clavesin-1; protein product: MTTASMLLTVATTWNVSTDKIDKEGCLTMATKHVTAEAAKEVRESPSTKEQALTIMREWIQQNIDIKNVRQDESFLLRFLRHKKYSIPMAQQTLLKYLSLRRYYPEIFKNVDCDDPKLKEILSNGYIVVSPVRDSKGRRVIVYNMSKFNAHKFNCWDMCRAHLLVYESLLEDSMDQMCGYVHVGDGSGVTGAHITTWNPTDFARLMKWGEQSIPMRHKEFHCVNVPTALKYVVDFAVSKVTPKMAERLNIHTNLKQLHQHINVECLPTGYGGPLKIEDMVKYTLQIVNDQKKTVLGLDTMEILSTRGIISSRRPNTIVVNGDVAVQGSFRKLEID